Part of the Solwaraspora sp. WMMA2065 genome is shown below.
GTCTCACTGCCGAGCAGCCCGTGGTCGGCGTACAGCTCCAACAGGCTTTCCCGGTGTTCCTGGAAGTCGGCCCGAGACAGGTAACGGGCCACCCGCCCGGCGCGGACCAGGTTGGCGTGGTCAAGGTGAGACCGCAACTCGGCCCCGTCCGGATTCAGGCCGATCGCGACGAGGAACGCGAACATCTGATCCCTGACCTGGAGCAGCGTCTGCCAGGGCACGTTGCGGGAGTTCCACGCGCCGAGGTCCGAGATGACGACTGTCATCGGCGCGCCGAGCCGGCGTTGCAGCTCGACGATGCCGAGCATGACCGACAGGGTGCCGGCGGTCGGTGCGTTCGTCGGACCGAAGCCGGTCACGACCGACATCGACTGGCGCTTGTACGGGTCCAGGACCGTAAGCGCGTCGTCGGCGTGGGTGAATCGGGCTGCGGTTGGTCCGAGTTGTTCGGCCAAGACCTCAGCCGATCGCAGATCAATTGACGCTGGTGGCATGTGTGGCTCCCTACCTGAGATTGGTGAGCATGGTCAGCAGCCGCATGGCGTTACCGGAGCGGCGAGCGTGACGAACCCGGGTGCTCGCTTCGTCGATGTCGACTCCGCTTGCTCCCACGACGAGCGCGGCGTTCAGCTCGACCAGCATGGTCGCGGCCGTGTCGTCTCCAGGGGCGAGCGCAGCGGTGACGAGCGCGGCGTTCCCGGCGTGTGTGGGTTGGTGCGCGACGGCCTGACGCCATGAGGACGTCGGCTCGGTGCCCTGGTGGATGCCGCAGGTGATGAGCCCGTCGGTGAGACGGGCCAGTCGCGCCTGACCGACGCCGGCGTACTCGTCGACGGTCTCGCCGGGGGACAGCTCCGTGCAGGTGACGACGCCGAGGGCGAGTTCTGGCCTGATTCTCTGTAGCGCTGCGGCCGCGAGCGTGACGTCGCGGTGCGCCAGGCCGAGCAGGTAGCTGCTCGCGCGGACGCAGAGAGCGGCGACTGGCATGAAGAAACTTGCCGGATTCAGGGTGTCGAAGACGTCGTCGTACCGGTCTGCGTAGCGCCGGCAAAAGACTGGGTAGCCGACGAAAGCGATGCCGTAACGCTCCAGCACTTCAGGAATTTCCGTTGGCTGGCTGACCGGTCGTACGCCGAGGAGATCCAGGACGTCGGCGGCTCCGGAGACTGCGGATACCGATCGCGAGATTCCCTTGACGACGCGGGTCCCGGCGGCGGCGGCAAGGATCCCGGCTGCAGTGCTGACGTTGAAGGTCTTGTACTGCTCCTTTCCGCTGCCGGCGACGACGACAGTGCCCTCGGGCACGTCGACCGGCTGGCTGGCGTAGTTGGCGAGCACCGGGTCGAACTGTGTGATCACCGTCCACCACTCGGACAGTTCCGCCGGGCCGAGGCGGTCGGCGCGGAGCAGGTCGGCGCACCACCGCCGCCATTGCATGTTCGCCGATGGTGATTCGTCCCGAAGAAACGCGTGCAGCTGATCGGGCGACCATCTGTCAGACGGTGCGGCAAGGGACGGGGTGTTCATTTGGTCCACCACGAGCGCGTCGAGCCAGCCGTGCGGGCACCGGACAGCTCAGGACGAGACGCTCCAGGCGTACGCCGAGGCAGGTGTGCAGACAGGCTGAACACCCGCGCCGCCCGTTCGTGCGCCGCGCACGGTCCGAGCGTTCCGCATGCCAGGCACTTCCCATCGGCGCACGACACCACGTGCTGCGTCAGGACGGCCTGCGCCTCCTCCAGCTGCCCGCCGCCGAGATACGTCGCCACGGTTCCTCCAAGGTCATTTGTTCAATGGGTGGTGTGGCGGGCACGTCGTGCGCGTCGCTTCCATCGACGTCGCCTGCCGTCGCCGTCACCGGGACTCAACGGCTCGCCGTTCGCATCCCTCGATGAACAGGTTGGTCGCGCCGATAGATCAGCTGAAGTGGTTCTCCGTCAGCCGGTGTCAGCCGACACCGGGCACCCATGGCGCGCGGGGGCCAGCGAAGCGGCGATAGGGTGCGGCATATGAGTACCGGTGCTCGGCGGGCAAGTGAGTGGACCATCCACGACGAGCGGGTCATCGACGACACGAGGCGTGCCGTGCTGAGCGTCGCGGATGTCGAACTACCCGACGGCGTCCGGTTCGAGCAGTACGTACTCAGGGTGCCGTCCGCCGCGATGGTGATCGTCCTGGACGACGCCGACCGCGTGCTGATGATGTGGCGGCACCGGTTCATCATCGGCCGGTGGGTCTGGGAGTTGCCGGGTGGCTACCTTGACCATGACGAGGACCCAGTCGTCTGTGCGGCGCGGGAGGTCGAGGAGGAGACCGGCTGGCGGCCCAGGAACATGGAGCCGCTGCTGGGCTTCCAGCCCATGGTCGGCACCATCGACCAGCAGAACATCATCTACCTGTCCCGAGGGGCCGACCCCACGGGCACCGTGCCTGACATCAACGAGACCGCGCGAATCGGTTGGATCCCGCTGGCCGAGGTAGAGCAACGAATCCACGCCGGGGAGATCGTCGGTGCGGGGTCTGTCGCCGGTCTGCTCGCTGTGCTGCTGGCCAAAGCAACAGGGCGAATTTAGGCGGCTTGGAGTAGCGGCCGTACGCGCGCGGAGAACTCCTGCACCGTGGGCAGCCCGGCGTACGGCGTGAGGCGGTCCGCGAGAGTGGCGAGGTAGGCGCGCGCCCGTTCGGAGCTCAGACTCTCAGCGGCTTGTGCTGCCTGCACCCCCACCGCGCCGGCTTGCTCCGGCTCACCGGACTGCACGTGGGCAAGCGCCAACAATGCCAGGTTGAACTGCTTGCCGCGGGCATAGGCGCTGCCGTCCATCTCCAACGACCGCACCGCGAACCGGGCCGCGAGCTTGCCTTGGCCGAGCGCGGCGAAGCAGTGGCCGAACTTGGCCGAGAGATACGCTTCGTCGAAGTAGCCGATCCACTGTGGGTTGCTCGTGTTCTCCGCGCGGTCGAAGGCGCGTTCAGCGCGGTCGAGCGCTGCCGTACACGCCGCCTCGTCACCGCCCACGGCGTGGCCCTGCGCCTCCAGCACTGCGGATTCCGCCTGGATCGCAGCCATCCCGGACTCGGCCGCCGTGCGACCTGCGGCACGCGCCAAGTCGACCGCCTCTGCCGACGCCCCCAAGTAGGCCGCCTGGTGACTCATCGCCGCCAGGATCTCCGCGCCCAGCGGGCGATCGCCTGCGGCTGTGGCGAGCCGTAGCGCCTGGACCATGTACCGCTGCGCCAAGCCGTTCAGCCCAGCATCGTACGAGGCCCAGCCCGCGAGCTGGGTGGCCTCGGCCGCCGCTGAGTACAGCGCGATACCGGTGCGGGCGTCGTACCGACCCCGCAGGAGCGGAGCCACCTCGGTATCAAGGAACCGGACCAACCCGTCACGGACGTGGCCGCCACCATAACGGTTGTCGAGCGACCGGTAGACGCCGGAGATATGCCGAATCGTCTCGACGTGAGGTTCACCAACGAGGCTGTCACCGTGGCCGACGGGCTCCTCTTCGAGTCGAGCGGTCAGCCAGCGGAGCGCCGGCGTCAGGAACGCCGCCGCATTGAATCCCGCACCCACCAGGAGATCTCGCCGTTGCATATCTCCCCGCCACAGCTCTGCCGCGACCTCCGCGCCGTGTCGCCAGTCCTGCGGGAAGTCTAGTCCGACCGCCGCGTCGGGGCCCGGCTCAGCGGGACCCGCGAGCAGTTCGCCGCTGTCAGCCGACACTTCGCTCACCAGGGCGGACAACTCGCCGTTGGCACCGAGCGCCGTGTCGAGCAGCGCCACCACGGACGCGCTGGGCCGCTTGCCGCCGGCCTCGAGATCCCAGAGGTATCCGTGCGAGCAGTGGACCACCTGCCCGAGCCGGCGAAGCGACAGGCCTCGCTCCTCGCGTAGCGACCTCAAGCGCGGCCCGAAGGCCGGATCGACGACAACGTGCTGTCGCGGCATGGCACGCTCTCCTCGGAAATGAGGTCACGATTGGCCGATAGTCCTGCCGGAGCGAAGACGTGGCTTGACAGTACTCCTTGGATCGCAATCGTAGGACCACGAGACCCACCGGCTATCACAGTGGGCAATCTGGACTCACGGCGATCTCGCTCGGCGCGGATGTTGCTATAGGAGCTGACCGAGGTGGCCCGGGTGGCCCGGCGTCGGTGTGGGCCGGGTGAACGTCGCTGACGAACCGACGTCTCACATCGTGAGACCAGAAGTCGTGCGTGCCAAGATCTTTTCGCCTTCTTGGGCGGCATCTCCGTCCTGGCTGAGGGCGGCTCGGGTCGCCTGGACCGGGGGAGTCCCGCTGAGTCCAGAGGGGCCGTGGTCGGGGGCTGACGATGGTGGTTGACAGGGTGCTGCTGGTGGGGCGTACTGGGATGCGTGCGACCGTTCGGTGGTCTACCTGCCGGGTTCGATCGGCTGGTCTGGTGGCGCTCCTTCGCGGGGCGTCGTCGATCGTTGTGAGCCGGGTGTGGGGTAGGCCGTCGATGGTCATGAGCGACAGGGGGCCGTCATGAAGGATCTTCTCCCGGCTGGGTGAGCCGGTGGGTAGCCAGCGCCGTAAGCAGCTGACCGCGTCGGCGTTGCCCTGTCTCTGAACTGTGCTCGACCAGTCCCTGCCAAAACCGCCGGCGTGTCGGTTCGGCTACGTCGTCGCGTATCCACAGTGGTGTTTGTGCTGCCTTGCCCTCGGCTTGGGGGCGTTGCGCTGCTGCCGCTGCCTGTCGGGCGTCGCCTGCCGCCTGGTGGGCGCGGTCTGCGGCTTTCATCCATCCGATGCCGGCTTCGCTGGTGTCGGTGTCGTCTTCGACAAGGAGTTTCTGTTGTTGTTCCCCATGTTTTCGGCCGCTGCCGTGGCTGGTGGCGGTGACAGTTTCCGGCTTGACCCCCGTTCGGGGGTCGGGCTTGCCATCCGGGTTGGGGTCGGTCTTCGACCGGCCCCCCGGACGGACCCCTGGTGTGGTCTCACACCGCAGGCCGGGCGGTCTGTCAGCGAGGGCTGGTTGTCCTGCGACAGACCTGTGCTGGTCTCGGGTCCCTCCCCCTGGGGGGGAGTCGTATGCGTATCGGAGAGGAGGTGATGGTGGATGGATGATCCGGTTCTGCGGGTGCAGCCGCAGTTGACTGCCCGGGATCGGGTGTTGCTGGGCTGGCTCTACGACCACGGGGTGCTGACCTCGTTCCAGATCGCGTACGCCCTGTTCCCGTCGCTGGATTTCTGTCAGCGCCGGTTGCTGACGTTGTACCGGCTGCGGCTGGTGGGGCGGTTCCGGCCGCAGCGCGCCGACGGCGGCGCGTACCCGTATCACTACGTCATCGACCAGCTCGGCGCGGAGGTCGTGGCCGCTGGCCGTGATGAGCGGCCACCGCGTCGGGATCATGCCCGGGTGGAGCGGCGTCGGTGGACGTCGAGCCGCACCTTGGAGCACCGGCTCGGCGTGAACGGCTTCTTCACCGACCTCGCCGGCTACGCCCGCACCCACCCTGAGGCCCGTCTAGGGCGGTGGTTGTCGGAGGCGGCGTGCCAACGCTCGGGGGCGTTCACCCGGCCGGAGGATCCGGGTCTGGTGCGCGCCTTTCAGCCTCGGGTACGCCCAGACGGGTACGGCCTGTGGACGGTGCGGGATGTCGGGGTGCCGCTCTTCGTCGAGTTCGACACCGGTGGTGAGCAGTTGTCGGTGCTGACCCGCAAGCTGGCCGGCTACGAAGAGTTGTTTGGCAGGCTGGGGCGGGTGTGGCCGGTGCTGTTCTGGCTGCACTCCGCCGCCCGGGAACGCAACCTGCGCCTGCTGCTGGCCGAGACGCCGCCGCTGGTGCCGGTCGCCACCGGAGCCCGTGACCACGCCACCAGCGCGGGCCTGAGCCCCGCCGAGGGCGGTGTGGGCCGTGGCCGGCGGCGACGGACAACGACAGACGCTCGCCGACCTGGCGGTGTGGGTCGTTGACGACCGTAAGTATCGACGCGTGGTCACTCTCGGCTGATACCCGAGACCTAAACGGTGGCACATCCGGCTGCTCGGCGCTCGGGAGCCGCCGGACCGGTTGCCCTTCGACGGGACCGTAGCCGCCCCGGCGGACGCCACCGGCGCAGCCCTCGGGGTGGTTCTCACCTTGTCGTCGGCGGGTGGGCGACGATCACGGCGTCGGGCGGTGAGCTATGACATGGCCAGACGAGACCAGGGCTCGGCGGCGCCGAGGGAACCCACACGGTTGTCTCAGCGCCGATTTGACGACAACGACGGTTCCCTCGACGGCCGGATCAACGTACGAACTGGAGTGGGCGGACCTGCGTTCAACTGCTCGGTCGACCATCCAGGTGACGGAGCTGCTCGGACAGCTCGGTAGCCACCTGCTCCGGTTCGGCCAGGCAACGCCACGCGGGCACCCGGCGGACGGTGCCGTGGTGGGCGGCGACGTCGAGGCGGGCAAGGACCTTGCGCAGGGCGCGGCCGGACGGATCGCCGGCCGGGTCGTCGACGTACACGGCGATCTCCCGACCGGCCTGGCGGATGACGAGA
Proteins encoded:
- a CDS encoding NUDIX hydrolase, translated to MSTGARRASEWTIHDERVIDDTRRAVLSVADVELPDGVRFEQYVLRVPSAAMVIVLDDADRVLMMWRHRFIIGRWVWELPGGYLDHDEDPVVCAAREVEEETGWRPRNMEPLLGFQPMVGTIDQQNIIYLSRGADPTGTVPDINETARIGWIPLAEVEQRIHAGEIVGAGSVAGLLAVLLAKATGRI
- a CDS encoding helix-turn-helix transcriptional regulator — its product is MPRQHVVVDPAFGPRLRSLREERGLSLRRLGQVVHCSHGYLWDLEAGGKRPSASVVALLDTALGANGELSALVSEVSADSGELLAGPAEPGPDAAVGLDFPQDWRHGAEVAAELWRGDMQRRDLLVGAGFNAAAFLTPALRWLTARLEEEPVGHGDSLVGEPHVETIRHISGVYRSLDNRYGGGHVRDGLVRFLDTEVAPLLRGRYDARTGIALYSAAAEATQLAGWASYDAGLNGLAQRYMVQALRLATAAGDRPLGAEILAAMSHQAAYLGASAEAVDLARAAGRTAAESGMAAIQAESAVLEAQGHAVGGDEAACTAALDRAERAFDRAENTSNPQWIGYFDEAYLSAKFGHCFAALGQGKLAARFAVRSLEMDGSAYARGKQFNLALLALAHVQSGEPEQAGAVGVQAAQAAESLSSERARAYLATLADRLTPYAGLPTVQEFSARVRPLLQAA